One Centroberyx gerrardi isolate f3 chromosome 2, fCenGer3.hap1.cur.20231027, whole genome shotgun sequence DNA window includes the following coding sequences:
- the LOC139924193 gene encoding rhotekin-like, which produces MREGASKLLAACSQREQALEASKSLLTCNARILALLSQLQKMREAQVLQRMGRRPSEAVSLHERLPCVGKVAISDLRIPLMWKDSEYFKNKGELHRCAVFCLLQCGTEIYDTDLVIVDRTLTDICFEDTILFNEVGPGFQLRVELYSSCGAEDFSLGALGPRRLSRLGGSLGRSSGKKIRAALESAAGCGSISNGGGGAGADGGGGGASPPLSPDLGPKYHLLAHTTLRIQHVQGGFKTHDLSLAAAEDSPFWVPLYGNMCCRLVAQPLCMIQQVISGRLKVKLGEDRSWDNTYGVLRGTSLFCYQSQEDLESEEQPLFTIPINKETLICVSEREPLQAQSIYISTQRQGEDITYTVTTHIPDDTQRWMEAFWQHFYDMSQWRQCCDDLMKIEMPSPRKSITVKQGSLYHEIVTPSTPSLVIQDLSTEIRALLSSYYRESY; this is translated from the exons ATGCGGGAGGGGGCCAGTAAGCTCCTGGCAGCTTGTTCCCAGAGGGAGCAGGCCCTGGAGGCCTCCAAGAGCCTGCTGACCTGCAATGCCCGTATTTTAGCCCTGCTCAGCCAACTCCAGAAGATGAGAGAAGCTCAGGTCCTACAGAGGATGGGACGCAG GCCATCTGAAGCTGTTTCATTACATGAGAGACTGCCATGTGTGGGTAAAGTAGCCATTTCAG ATCTGCGAATTCCACTCATGTGGAAAGACTCAGAGTACTTCAAAAACAAAGGAG AGCTCCATCGCTGTGCTGTGTTCTGCCTGCTCCAGTGTGGCACAGAGATCTATGACACAGATCTGGTGATAGTAGACAGGACATTGACTGACATCTGTTTTGAAGACACCATCTTGTT TAATGAGGTAGGTCCAGGATTCCAGCTGCGTGTGGAGCTGTACAGTAGCTGTGGGGCTGAGGATTTCTCCCTGGGGGCTCTGGGACCCAGGAGACTGAGCCGTCTGGGCGGATCTCTGGGACGCTCCTCGGGGAAAAAGATCCGCGCTGCCCTCGAGTCTGCAGCCGGTTGTGGATCCATCTccaatggaggaggaggagcaggggcagatggaggaggcggaggggcATCACCACCTTTATCACCTGACCT GGGGCCTAAGTATCACCTGTTGGCTCACACCACATTGAGAATACAACATGTCCAGGGCGGTTTTAAGACACACGATTTGTCACTAGCAGCTGCTG AGGATAGTCCATTCTGGGTGCCTCTCTATGGCAATATGTGCTGTCGCTTGGTTGCTCAGCCCCTATGCATGATTCAACAAGTCATTAGTGGCAGACTCAAGGTTAAG CTTGGAGAGGACCGTAGCTGGGACAATACCTATGGTGTCCTCAGAGGGACAAGTCTTTTCTGCTATCAGAGTCAAGAGGACTTGGAGTCTGAGGAGCAGCCATTATTTACAATCCCCATCAACAAG GAAACCCTTatctgtgtgtcagagagagaaccCCTCCAGGCCCAGAGTATATACATCAGTACACAACGCCAAGGAGAGGATATCACATACACAGTGACTACACACATACCTGACGACACCCAGCGCTGGATGGAGGCCTTCTGGCAGCACTTCTATGACATGA GTCAGTGGAGGCAGTGTTGTGATGACCTCATGAAAATTGAAATGCCATCCCCCAGgaaatccatcacagtgaaGCAGGGATCGCTATACCATGAAATAG TAACACCCTCCACTCCCAGTCTTGTGATCCAGGATTTGTCTACTGAGATCCGTGCATTGCTCTCTTCCTACTACAGAGAAAG